The genomic window CTGCAGGCCGCCCCCCATGGCGATGAGGGCCGTTTCGGCGTGCTCACCCCCGGCCCCGCCAACGAGACCTATTACGAACACGCCTATATCGCCCGCTATCTCGGCATCTCGCTGCTTGAGGGCGAGGACCTGATTGTCGTCAATGACCGGCTGATGGTCCGCACCGTCGCCGGACCGATGCCCGTCAGCGTGCTCTGGCGGCGGCTCGACGCCGACTTCACCGATCCGCTGGAGCTCAACCAGCACTCGCGCATCGGCACGCCCGGCATCGTCAGCGCCATTCGCGCCGGCAATCTCACCATGGTCAATGCGCTGGGATCGGGCATCGTCGAAACCCGGGCGCTGCTCGCCTTCCTGCCGGCCCTGTCGCGGCGTCTTCTGAAAGAGGATCTGAAGATCCCCTCGATCGCGACATGGTGGTGCGGGCAGGAAAACGAGCGCGCCCATGTCGCCGCCAATCTCGACCAGATGCTGATCGGCCCGGCCTATTCCCGGCAGCCCTTCTTCGATGATTCCGGTCTGTCGTTTTCCGGCAGGCGGCTTGCCGAGCGACGTCCCGACGCGGTGTCCCGCTGGCTCGAAAAGCGCGGGCCGTGGCTTGTCGGCCAGGAAGCGGTGAAGCTCTCGACCGCGCCGGCCTTCGTCGACGGCAAACTGGAACCGCATCCGTTCTCGCTTCGCGTTTTCGCGGCCCGCACCAATGACGGCTGGAAGCTGATGCCGGGCGGCTTTGCCCGCATCGGCTCCTCCGACGATGTCGCCGCCATCGCCATGCAGGCCGGCGGCAGGGCGGCCGATGTGTGGGTGGTGAGCAAGACGCCGGTCGCACGGCCCACGCTTCTGACGCGCGAAAGCCGGGCGCCGCGCAACCAGCCGGCCAACCTGCCGAGCCGGGCCGCCGACAACCTGTTCTGGCTCGGCCGCTATATCGAGCGGGCGGAAGGCAATCTGCGCATCCTCAGGGCCTGGCACGGCCGGTTCGCCGAGGTCGACGATCGCGGACAGGCGCTCCTGACGCGGATCGAAGCCTATCTCGAACAGGCGGGGCACGAGCTTTCGGAGGCAGCGCTGCCGAAGAGCCTGATGCGCGATATCGACAGCGCGGTCTATTCCGCCGGCAATATCCGCGACCGGTTTTCACCCGATGGCTGGCTTGCCCTCAATGATCTTTCCAAGACCGCGAACCGCTTCGTGGACCGGGTCGATCCCGGCGACGACGCCGCCCACGCGATCACGGTTCTCCTGCGCAAGCTCGCGGGCTTTGCCGGTCTCGTTCATGAAAACATGTACCGCTCGACCGGATGGCGGTTCCTGTCGATCGGCCGCTATCTGGAGCGCGGCCTGCACATGACCCGCCTGCTGGGCGAACTGTCCGGCGAGGATGCCCCCGACGGCGCCTTCGATATCCTGCTTGAGATCGGCGACAACGTGATGACCCACCGCCGCCACTACAACGTCAACACCGACCGGCTGACGATCACCGATCTTCTGGCGCTCGACCCGCAGAACCCGCGCTCGGTGCTGTTCCAGTTGAACGAGATGCTGGCGGAGGTCGAAAAACTGCCGAGCCAGGGCCAGATGACCCATATGTCGCCGCTCCACCGCGAGACCATGCGGGTCCAGTCCGGCCTCGCGGTGATGACCGCAAGCTCCATCTCGATCGACTATTACGCGATACTCGAGCGTGATTTCGAGGCGCTCTCCGACTGTCTCGCCCAAAGCTATCTGTGAGGGATGATGCTCTACGATCTCTCGCTGAAGATGGAATATAAATACGACACGCCCGCTTCGCTCGCGCGCCACATCACCCGCGTTCTGCCGCTCGCCGCGACCCAGCGCCAGCGCCTGATCGCGGGCCATGTCAAATTCGATCCGCATCCGAGCGAACAGCGCGGCTTTACCGATTTCTTCGGTCATCCGGCAATCGCGACGCTGATCGATCCGCCGCATCAGAGCTTCGCGATCACGATGAAGGCGCGGGTCAGCGTCGAAGCCCCGCGCTCCGCGCTCGCCTTCTCTCCCGAACTGCCGCGCCTCAGGGAGGAATATGCCCGCATTCTCGACCTCGGCCGGGATTCGCCGCATCATTTCGTCAGCGCCAGCCCGCGCATTCCCCATGACCGCGCGATCGGCGCCTATGGCCGCGAAAGTGCCGCGCCCGGCATGAGCGTTCAGCAGATCGCGAAGGCGATCTGCGCGCGCATCAATGCCGACTTCACCTATGATGGCGAGGCGACGACCGTCGACAGTACGCCGGCTGAGGCCTTTC from Martelella sp. NC20 includes these protein-coding regions:
- a CDS encoding transglutaminase family protein — encoded protein: MLYDLSLKMEYKYDTPASLARHITRVLPLAATQRQRLIAGHVKFDPHPSEQRGFTDFFGHPAIATLIDPPHQSFAITMKARVSVEAPRSALAFSPELPRLREEYARILDLGRDSPHHFVSASPRIPHDRAIGAYGRESAAPGMSVQQIAKAICARINADFTYDGEATTVDSTPAEAFHLKRGVCQDFSHVMISALRAIGIPAGYVSGYLRTIPPAGKPRLEGADAMHAWVRVWCGGALGWIELDPTNNIEAGSDHIIVAYGRDYADVVPVLGVMKTYGEHQATQAVDVVPVPETVR
- a CDS encoding circularly permuted type 2 ATP-grasp protein, yielding MAEAKAEHSAERQRAEQASEAEPAIAWNAGNYAPLPGVPDEMVDAAGKVRPVWQPFVNALSGMTTDELAERFSRADRYLRDAGVFYRAYDGQDDTRAWPFSHIPVIIDDDEWQELAEGLKQRADLLEAMMADFYGDNRLVAEGFIPPALVASNSEFLRPLVGVTPAGGHFLHFISFEVGRGPEGKWWVLSDRAQAPSGAGFALENRVAASRAFSGIYGDMHVRRVASFFGAFRDALQAAPHGDEGRFGVLTPGPANETYYEHAYIARYLGISLLEGEDLIVVNDRLMVRTVAGPMPVSVLWRRLDADFTDPLELNQHSRIGTPGIVSAIRAGNLTMVNALGSGIVETRALLAFLPALSRRLLKEDLKIPSIATWWCGQENERAHVAANLDQMLIGPAYSRQPFFDDSGLSFSGRRLAERRPDAVSRWLEKRGPWLVGQEAVKLSTAPAFVDGKLEPHPFSLRVFAARTNDGWKLMPGGFARIGSSDDVAAIAMQAGGRAADVWVVSKTPVARPTLLTRESRAPRNQPANLPSRAADNLFWLGRYIERAEGNLRILRAWHGRFAEVDDRGQALLTRIEAYLEQAGHELSEAALPKSLMRDIDSAVYSAGNIRDRFSPDGWLALNDLSKTANRFVDRVDPGDDAAHAITVLLRKLAGFAGLVHENMYRSTGWRFLSIGRYLERGLHMTRLLGELSGEDAPDGAFDILLEIGDNVMTHRRHYNVNTDRLTITDLLALDPQNPRSVLFQLNEMLAEVEKLPSQGQMTHMSPLHRETMRVQSGLAVMTASSISIDYYAILERDFEALSDCLAQSYL